In Streptomyces longhuiensis, the following proteins share a genomic window:
- a CDS encoding carbohydrate ABC transporter permease, giving the protein MSTFASTSPAAKTSGSSAAPAKADSRTRRRGLLRWLFVAPALAYMALFFGYPLVRNIVMSFQHYTPKTYFTGEAPFNGLDNWRAVFADELFAGSLWHTALFTLGSLLGQFTVGLALAVFFSRRFRLSGFVRAILLLPWLVPMVVSAVVWRRILDQDHGMLNSALHAVGLTEGGVPWLNSPGVALLSAILVNIWIGIPFNMVILYGGLQEIPRELYEAASLDGASPWRTFRSVTLPMLRPVVTVVLVLGFMSTVKILDLILALTSGGPADSTQTLGTVTYQLSFLQLDFGQGAVVGNVLILISAVFAVLYLRANRADFGKGK; this is encoded by the coding sequence ATGAGCACCTTCGCCTCCACCTCCCCGGCCGCCAAGACGTCCGGCTCCTCGGCCGCCCCCGCGAAGGCCGACTCCCGCACCCGCCGCCGCGGGCTGCTCCGTTGGCTCTTCGTCGCCCCCGCGCTCGCCTACATGGCCCTCTTCTTCGGCTACCCGCTCGTCCGCAACATCGTGATGAGCTTCCAGCACTACACGCCCAAGACGTACTTCACCGGCGAGGCCCCGTTCAACGGCCTGGACAACTGGCGGGCCGTCTTCGCCGACGAGCTGTTCGCCGGCTCCCTGTGGCACACGGCGCTCTTCACGCTCGGCTCCCTGCTCGGCCAGTTCACCGTCGGCCTGGCCCTCGCCGTCTTCTTCTCCCGCCGCTTCCGGCTCTCCGGCTTCGTCCGCGCGATCCTGCTGCTGCCCTGGCTGGTGCCCATGGTCGTGTCCGCCGTCGTCTGGCGGCGCATCCTCGACCAGGACCACGGGATGCTCAACAGCGCCCTGCACGCCGTCGGCCTGACCGAAGGCGGCGTGCCGTGGCTGAACAGCCCAGGCGTTGCCCTGCTGTCGGCGATCCTGGTCAACATCTGGATCGGCATCCCGTTCAACATGGTGATCCTCTACGGCGGTCTCCAGGAGATCCCGCGCGAGCTCTACGAGGCGGCGTCACTGGACGGGGCGAGCCCCTGGCGGACCTTCCGCAGCGTCACCCTGCCGATGCTGCGCCCGGTCGTCACCGTCGTCCTCGTCCTGGGCTTCATGTCGACCGTGAAGATCCTCGACCTGATCCTGGCGCTGACCTCGGGCGGGCCCGCGGACTCCACACAGACCCTGGGCACGGTCACGTACCAGCTGTCTTTCCTCCAGCTCGACTTCGGCCAGGGCGCCGTCGTGGGCAACGTCCTCATCCTCATCAGCGCGGTCTTCGCCGTGCTGTACCTGCGGGCCAACCGCGCCGACTTCGGCAAGGGGAAGTGA
- a CDS encoding sugar ABC transporter substrate-binding protein, with translation MHSRAERRLPPAISVGLAVATVALSLTGCAATPAPDTVTVLNSATDTAEHTANQKFFDRCAKPLGLKVEQISVPADQVASKALRMASSKSLTDILELDGSELPQFAGTEGLRPLKDVGVDTSGFSGSATSLGSYDGTQYGIARSVNSLALIYNTELLKEAGVEPPTTWAELKTAAKKMTHGSTYGMAFSASPNADGVYQFLPFFWSGGGDEAKLDNGKGEAALQLWKELVSDGSASKSVVSWNQQDVNDQFVAGRAAMMINGPWQVPVLSAQKKVDWAVARIPVPEAGQDAIPPIGGTVMAVPKNEDSAREKNAGKILNCLNTRKNQLQWGESVNNVPTRAAAARAYAEQNPKLAAFADLVTTARSRTAEVGTRWPVVGDALAGAFQSVLTGRTSPEQALHRAQQQASKGK, from the coding sequence GTGCACTCCCGCGCAGAGCGCAGACTGCCACCCGCCATATCCGTAGGCCTGGCGGTGGCCACGGTCGCACTGAGCCTCACCGGGTGCGCCGCCACGCCGGCCCCCGACACCGTCACCGTGCTCAACTCGGCCACGGACACCGCCGAGCACACCGCCAACCAGAAGTTCTTCGACCGCTGCGCGAAGCCCCTCGGGCTGAAGGTCGAGCAGATCAGCGTGCCCGCGGACCAGGTTGCCTCGAAGGCGCTCCGGATGGCCTCGTCCAAGTCGCTCACCGACATCCTGGAGCTCGACGGGTCCGAGCTGCCGCAGTTCGCCGGGACCGAGGGGCTGCGCCCGCTGAAGGACGTCGGCGTCGACACCTCCGGATTCTCCGGCAGCGCCACCTCCCTCGGCTCGTACGACGGCACCCAGTACGGCATCGCGCGCTCCGTCAACTCCCTGGCCCTGATCTACAACACCGAGCTCCTCAAGGAGGCCGGGGTCGAACCGCCCACCACCTGGGCCGAGCTGAAGACCGCCGCGAAGAAGATGACCCACGGCAGCACCTACGGAATGGCCTTCAGCGCCAGCCCCAACGCCGACGGGGTGTACCAGTTCCTGCCGTTCTTCTGGTCCGGCGGCGGTGACGAGGCGAAGCTCGACAACGGCAAGGGCGAGGCCGCGCTCCAGCTCTGGAAGGAGCTGGTCTCGGACGGGTCCGCCTCGAAGTCCGTCGTCAGCTGGAACCAGCAGGACGTCAACGACCAGTTCGTGGCCGGCCGCGCCGCCATGATGATCAACGGTCCGTGGCAGGTACCGGTGCTCAGCGCCCAGAAGAAGGTGGACTGGGCGGTCGCCCGCATCCCGGTGCCCGAGGCCGGACAGGACGCGATCCCACCGATCGGCGGCACCGTGATGGCGGTGCCCAAGAACGAGGACAGTGCCCGCGAGAAGAACGCGGGGAAGATCCTCAACTGCCTCAACACCCGCAAGAACCAGCTCCAGTGGGGCGAGTCGGTCAACAACGTGCCCACCCGGGCCGCCGCCGCGCGGGCCTACGCCGAGCAGAACCCCAAACTCGCCGCCTTCGCCGACCTCGTCACCACCGCCCGCTCCCGCACCGCCGAGGTCGGCACCCGCTGGCCGGTGGTCGGGGACGCGCTCGCGGGCGCCTTCCAGTCGGTGCTGACCGGCAGGACCAGTCCCGAACAGGCCCTGCACCGGGCCCAGCAGCAGGCCTCCAAAGGGAAGTGA
- a CDS encoding LacI family DNA-binding transcriptional regulator encodes MATIKDVAERAGVAPSTVSYVLSGSRKISEDTRRAVQTAIAELGYHPRASARTLRSARSDVLALAVPRVPGEYRAVDGRFAIDISDAARSHGYDLLLMTDLDGVGGLRRVAGSGLADAAVLMAVEEQDPRIGAMRELGFPTALLGRGDDDSALPWVDLDWEAAVALALRETAAAGHRHIAFLASAEHEIAARRGYAVHGLDGARRAAKETGADIRVHPSSSDPDVLRRRVREVLSSRHAPTALVVQHLHRFPHLLAEVAAAGLRVPEDLAVVPVGTLPDDLGGRILPRIELPVAEMSLAVVELAVKAITTATGTQTGSHPAPGLPPHRLIAPQMATGLTITPPKRHP; translated from the coding sequence ATGGCCACGATCAAAGACGTCGCCGAACGGGCGGGCGTCGCGCCCAGCACCGTCAGTTACGTCCTCAGCGGCTCCCGCAAGATCTCCGAGGACACCCGGCGTGCGGTACAGACCGCCATCGCCGAGCTCGGCTACCACCCACGGGCCAGCGCCCGCACACTGCGCAGCGCCCGCAGCGACGTCCTCGCCCTGGCCGTCCCCCGCGTGCCCGGCGAATACCGGGCGGTGGACGGCCGGTTCGCCATCGACATCAGCGACGCCGCCCGCAGCCACGGCTACGACCTGCTGCTGATGACCGACCTGGACGGGGTCGGCGGGTTGCGCCGGGTGGCCGGCAGCGGACTGGCGGACGCTGCCGTCCTGATGGCCGTGGAGGAGCAGGACCCCCGCATCGGCGCCATGCGCGAACTCGGTTTCCCCACCGCGCTGCTCGGCCGTGGCGACGACGACTCGGCGCTGCCTTGGGTCGACCTCGACTGGGAGGCCGCCGTCGCCCTCGCCCTGCGCGAGACCGCCGCGGCCGGCCACCGGCACATCGCGTTCCTCGCCTCGGCCGAACACGAGATCGCGGCCCGTCGCGGCTATGCCGTGCACGGCCTCGACGGTGCCCGGCGGGCCGCGAAGGAGACCGGCGCGGACATCCGTGTGCACCCCTCCAGCAGCGACCCGGACGTGTTGCGGCGCCGCGTGCGCGAAGTGCTGAGCTCGCGACATGCCCCGACCGCGCTGGTCGTCCAGCACCTGCACCGCTTCCCCCATCTGCTGGCCGAGGTGGCCGCGGCCGGGCTGCGGGTCCCCGAGGACCTCGCCGTCGTGCCCGTCGGCACCCTCCCCGACGACCTGGGCGGGCGGATCCTGCCGCGTATCGAACTGCCTGTCGCGGAGATGTCCCTGGCGGTCGTCGAACTCGCGGTCAAGGCGATCACTACGGCGACCGGCACCCAAACCGGGAGCCATCCGGCTCCCGGCCTCCCCCCTCACCGTCTGATCGCACCGCAGATGGCGACCGGGCTCACCATCACACCGCCGAAAAGGCATCCCTGA
- a CDS encoding pectate lyase, protein MSRRTFARLAAVPAVGALVGPRPGIASAASRPAAHPAGSRTDSGRTDAARAMRRAAAFMDEHVSYRGAYVWSYLPDLSTTWGEMEAKRTMCWVQPPGTPSVGHSLLDAYHATGDETFHRAAERTGLALVEAQLPVGGWNYIHDFAGNGSLRDWYATIGANGWRLEEFQHYYGNATFDDAGTSTAAQLILRLYVERRHPKFKASLNRVIDFMLKAQLRGGPADGGWPQRFPAFSGAVSEMPWPDERPSWLPSDVQHGMQDGDYTGHVTFNDDVLGENIKFLLMCISALGRRDLTRPVLRAMACLHRLQQPGPQAGWGLQHLSHTVGGRPAGAPASARSYEPRSLTTHTTQTNIRQLFHYFRLTGDHDYLRRVPEAIAWLETCPLTSEQKGENPLLKSATHPTFVELETNRPRFVHRFGSNIRNGAYYYDHDHRNTLSHYSGGRSIDLPGLKATYDELMALSRSEVADLRDRSPLTPGGSQELPRYFSVRDLDLTDLFRGADPALPEVTEDQASALVADLGAKDHWITPIGTTTNPYLGPAPATPYEGAAYMSKHVGDLYDTSPYDPATPPAEPPYQAHDSAEGITTSAYAGNMAKLIAYVAG, encoded by the coding sequence ATGTCCAGACGCACCTTCGCCCGACTCGCCGCGGTACCCGCCGTCGGCGCGCTGGTCGGGCCGCGGCCCGGCATCGCGTCGGCCGCGTCCCGGCCCGCCGCTCACCCGGCAGGGTCACGCACCGACAGCGGACGCACCGACGCCGCGCGAGCCATGCGCCGCGCGGCGGCCTTCATGGACGAGCACGTGTCCTATCGAGGCGCGTACGTCTGGAGCTATCTCCCCGATCTCTCCACCACGTGGGGGGAGATGGAGGCGAAGCGGACCATGTGCTGGGTCCAGCCGCCCGGTACGCCCAGCGTCGGCCACAGCCTCCTCGACGCCTATCACGCCACCGGTGACGAGACCTTCCACCGCGCCGCCGAGCGCACGGGCCTCGCCCTCGTCGAGGCTCAACTGCCGGTCGGAGGCTGGAACTACATCCACGACTTCGCCGGCAACGGCTCCCTGCGTGACTGGTACGCGACCATCGGCGCGAACGGCTGGCGCCTCGAGGAATTCCAGCACTACTACGGCAACGCCACCTTCGACGACGCGGGCACCTCCACGGCGGCGCAACTGATCCTGCGCCTCTACGTGGAGCGCAGGCACCCGAAGTTCAAGGCGTCCCTGAACCGTGTCATCGACTTCATGCTCAAGGCACAGTTGCGCGGAGGTCCGGCCGACGGTGGCTGGCCGCAGCGGTTCCCCGCCTTCTCCGGCGCGGTGAGCGAGATGCCCTGGCCCGACGAACGGCCCTCCTGGCTGCCCTCGGACGTCCAGCACGGCATGCAGGACGGCGACTACACCGGCCACGTCACCTTCAACGATGACGTCCTCGGCGAGAACATCAAGTTCCTGCTCATGTGCATATCGGCGCTCGGACGGCGTGACCTGACCCGGCCCGTGCTGCGCGCCATGGCCTGTCTGCACCGGCTGCAACAGCCAGGACCCCAGGCCGGATGGGGCCTGCAGCACCTCTCGCACACGGTCGGCGGCCGGCCCGCCGGCGCTCCCGCCAGCGCCCGCTCGTACGAGCCACGGTCCCTGACCACACACACCACGCAGACCAACATCCGGCAGCTGTTCCACTACTTCCGGCTCACCGGCGACCACGACTACCTGCGGCGTGTGCCCGAGGCAATCGCCTGGCTGGAGACCTGCCCGCTCACCAGTGAGCAGAAGGGGGAGAACCCGCTTCTGAAGAGCGCCACGCACCCGACGTTCGTGGAGCTGGAGACCAACCGGCCCCGGTTCGTGCACCGCTTCGGCTCCAACATCCGCAACGGCGCCTACTACTACGACCACGACCACCGCAACACACTCAGCCACTACTCCGGTGGCCGCTCCATAGACCTCCCCGGCCTCAAGGCCACCTACGACGAGCTGATGGCGCTGAGCCGCTCCGAGGTCGCCGACCTGCGCGACCGGTCACCGCTCACCCCCGGTGGATCGCAGGAGCTCCCGCGTTACTTCAGCGTTCGCGACCTCGACCTCACCGACCTGTTCCGGGGCGCCGACCCGGCCCTGCCCGAGGTGACCGAGGATCAGGCGAGCGCCCTCGTGGCCGATCTCGGTGCCAAGGACCACTGGATCACCCCGATCGGCACCACCACCAACCCGTACCTCGGCCCGGCGCCGGCCACGCCGTACGAGGGCGCGGCCTACATGAGCAAGCACGTGGGCGACTTGTACGACACCTCGCCGTACGACCCGGCCACACCGCCCGCGGAGCCGCCGTACCAGGCGCACGACAGCGCCGAGGGCATCACGACGTCCGCCTACGCCGGCAACATGGCCAAACTCATCGCCTACGTCGCCGGCTGA
- a CDS encoding Dabb family protein — MTRWVTLLPDGDTDAYGKAAAGPGVLGGSAAADLPGSFGGTGATWDVTAERNPADIAAKAGLPEPLDTVALEPMRGGYVPLRGPRVKRTLLLAVRPGTPGALVRQLEADLMAMPEHISTIRSWSLSRVDQTLMPSPWTHVWEQEYADVQGLTGEYLGHPFHWTCVDRWFDGEIPGAGIVEPRLVHVFRWSREPVLTSR; from the coding sequence ATGACCCGCTGGGTGACCCTACTGCCGGACGGCGACACCGACGCGTACGGCAAGGCCGCCGCAGGGCCCGGCGTCCTGGGCGGCTCCGCGGCGGCCGATCTGCCGGGCAGTTTCGGCGGCACCGGCGCCACATGGGACGTGACGGCGGAACGGAATCCCGCCGACATCGCCGCGAAGGCCGGGCTCCCGGAGCCCCTCGACACGGTCGCTCTCGAGCCGATGCGCGGAGGGTACGTGCCCCTGCGCGGCCCGCGCGTGAAACGCACACTGCTGCTCGCGGTGCGCCCCGGCACACCCGGCGCTCTAGTCAGGCAGTTGGAAGCGGATCTCATGGCGATGCCCGAGCACATCTCCACCATCCGCTCCTGGTCTCTGAGCAGGGTGGACCAGACGCTCATGCCCTCCCCCTGGACCCATGTCTGGGAGCAGGAGTACGCGGACGTGCAGGGGTTGACCGGCGAGTATCTCGGCCACCCCTTCCACTGGACGTGCGTGGACCGGTGGTTCGACGGCGAGATCCCGGGCGCCGGGATCGTGGAGCCGCGCCTGGTCCACGTCTTCCGCTGGAGCCGGGAGCCGGTCCTGACCTCCCGCTGA